AAAGCGTCAAGGAAACTATTTTGGATTATCATCAAagcaaataatataaaaaaatactttaatgaTCTCTtaagtaaaatgttttatttggtgTTACAATCAAAACTTCATTTTTGGCTTATCATCCAAACAAACTCCTCATAGTTGATCATCCCGTCGCCATCAAAGTCAGCCTCTCGGATCATTTCATCGATCTCCTCGTCGGTCACCTTCTCGCCCAGGTTGATCATTATGAAACGTAGCTCGGCCGGCGATATAAAGCCATCGCAATCACGATCAAAGATCTTAAAAGCCTCGCGCATCTCCTCCTCGGTGTCGGTTTCCCGCATCTGCTTGGTCATAATCGAGCAGAATTCATTGAAGTCAAACTCTCCACTTGTGTTGGCTTCCGACTCGCTGATCAAGTCCTGGAGCTCCGGCTCCGACAGATTCTGGCCCAAAGTACGCATCAGGGCGCCCAGCTCGCGGGTGGCGACTTTGCCGGTGCCATCCTTGTCGAACTGGGTGAAGGCATCCTTGAACTCGGCCACCTGCTCCTCGGTTAGCTCGCTCATTGTGGgatatgtatattttctttaagcaaTTATTTATATGCCAAGAAACTGCTTTCTAGTCCACAGACTATTTCAATTTCGAATAATAAGCCAAAATGTTTTGAAGACTGGCATGTCAGGGTCCCAAACCCCCCAGAACTCATCGCCTGCTTGACGAAAATCTCCTCATGTCTCTGACATCATGGCAACGAATCGTACATAGTCGATGTTTCCCTCAATATTTGCATCCGCATCCATGACTATCTGATCCACCTCGTCGTCGCTCATCTGCTCTCCCATATTTTTCATAATGTGACGGAACTCTGATTCTGCTATAAAGCCGGTGCCCTCCTTGTCGAAAACCCTGAAGGCACCTATGATCTCGTCCTCGGGTGTCatatttgcatacttttgggacATGATGTATAGGAAGTCGCTGAGATAGAGTTCGCACCCGCCATCCGGATCGATTTCATTGAGGATACTCTGCAGCTCCAAGTCGGTGGGACTGCAGGCCACACTGCGCATCAGGTGTCGCAGCTGCTTTATGGGTATCACCTTGTCGTCGCTCTCGTCAAACAGGGAGAAGGCCATCTGCAGATCCTTCAACTGGGCATCGGTCAGGTTGTTGGGCCGAATGATCCGCTCCTCTGGCTGCGGAGTGTCGAACTCCCACTCCATGGCGAACAGCAGGGGGGTTGGGGCACTGGAAATTTCGGGACTAAAGCCTAAAGATCactacaattttttaaaacatttttggaaAACAGTCCCTTTGAAGTTTTAGGAAAAATACACTAttctttcatattttatatctggactttacatttttcatttaaactatttttttttcagtaaaaataaataaaagtttgatCCAATATACAAAGGACTGCATCAGGTTGTCGAGTTTGGAACATCAGTTCAGTCAGGTTGATAAAAGCACCCAATAGTTGCACAGTTCTGTTATTTATGTAAACATTTTCAAGTTAATTattatcaattaaatattactaTTTGTTTAGGTACCTACCCTTCTTTAAAACCCAGTAAGATCATCTTACGATTCCATCATCATTGTCACAAACCGCACATAGTCAATATTCAACTCCGTATTGGCGTCTGCATCGCGTATCATTTCCTCCACTTCATCCTCGTCCATATCTTCACCCAATTCATTCATTATTTGACGGAATTGATTCTCGGAAATAAAACCAGTATTATCCTTGTCAAAGACTCGGAACGCCAGTACAACTTCGTCCTCGGGCGTTGTGTTCTCATAACGCTTGGACATAATGTACAGGAAATCGCTGAGATACAGTTCCCCCGATCCGTCCGTATCGATTTCGGTGATGTAGTCCTGCAGTTCATTCTCTGATGGATTATGGGCCACAGCTCGCATGATATCCCTTAAGTACTTGATGGGAATAACCTTGGTATCATCGTCGTCAAAGAGGCTGAATGCCTGCTGAAGGTCCTTGACCTGCTCGTCCTTCAGGTTGTGGGTGTGAATGGTGCGTGTCTCGGGCGGCGGTGAGCTAAAATCAACATCATCCATGATGACTAATAAAAATTTCCAGAGCCAAAAAAGTGCACttaaaattttgagaaaataaaaattgtaaaatattgttctTTCAATTAAAACATGTCAATTTATAAGAATTTCTAAAACTTAACTACAATGACAGGAAACAGATACCACTAGATTGGCTAAAGTTCCACAGGtttttaaacagaaaatgAATAAAGATTTCCATATATTTCGAAAACTtaaatctttaatttattattttctatatatgttTACCATTTAAATGGATAAAATGGGTTTCTGATAAAAAAAACCTGATATTTTAGAAACGAAATCGGTCATTTCTGTGAGAACTTCACTCAAGACTTGGATAGTCAAGAGCACTCTTCATCAAGGCCAAAAACTCATCATAATTTATTTGGCCATCTCCGTCGCAATCAACAGAATCAATCAATCGCCTGACCGCCTGCCTTTCACTCTTAAAAGCAGAGTTATCCAATAGCTCTAAGAGATCCTTTTCGCTTATATAACCATCGGCGTCTCGAtcaaacattttgaaaatgtCGCAAATCTCACGTTCTTCGTCGTTTTCGAATTGTGCCATCACAAAGCAATACTCCTTGAAGTCGATCTCGCCATTGCCGTCCAAATCGGAGGCCTTGAATATTTCCTTGAGTTCCTTGTCTGAGGGAGTCTCACCCATTGACCGTACCATATCGCTCAGTTCGGTTATCGTGATGACTCCTCGTTCGTTCCTGTTGAGCTGCTCGAAACGAAGCTTATAGTCAGCCAAACGCTCGCCACTCAGCTCGTCCATGAACAGGTAAAGGGAGTATTCCACATTTTTTGGCTGATCCATGGTAAAtaatatgatatatatttttattaattttgaaattttgacaaccaaagttagtttttaattttggttCTATTTTTGGTCAAAGCCAAAAGGGcaatacaaatatttgatGCGATAGTAAAGTCAAAGTAAAGTTcgtaacaaaattaaacaattaaattcgGTTGAAATAtctgaaataatttttttatggccCTTGGCTAACGGCTTGAAGCGCTGCGGCAGTTGAAAAGCATGggtaattacatttttaattaaatgcgaCGCAGTTTGTTtcggcttttattttatttctatttttatttcgtttatttttcgTTGGTGCATTTATACAACGGTTGAGTATTTCGGCTGGCCAGCCATTTTATGCCACCGCCAGTCCCTTGGGGCTTTAAatgtatactttttttttgtttttgttttagctCCTCTCCTGTTTTTATTGAGGTTTACGTGCAAATAGGAAAATTATCCAATGCGAAATTTCCAaccatttgcataattttggagcagagca
Above is a genomic segment from Drosophila kikkawai strain 14028-0561.14 chromosome 3R, DkikHiC1v2, whole genome shotgun sequence containing:
- the LOC108077884 gene encoding uncharacterized protein; translation: MEWEFDTPQPEERIIRPNNLTDAQLKDLQMAFSLFDESDDKVIPIKQLRHLMRSVACSPTDLELQSILNEIDPDGGCELYLSDFLYIMSQKYANMTPEDEIIGAFRVFDKEGTGFIAESEFRHIMKNMGEQMSDDEVDQIVMDADANIEGNIDYVRFVAMMSET
- the LOC108077598 gene encoding calmodulin-like, translated to MDQPKNVEYSLYLFMDELSGERLADYKLRFEQLNRNERGVITITELSDMVRSMGETPSDKELKEIFKASDLDGNGEIDFKEYCFVMAQFENDEEREICDIFKMFDRDADGYISEKDLLELLDNSAFKSERQAVRRLIDSVDCDGDGQINYDEFLALMKSALDYPSLE
- the Acam gene encoding calmodulin-related protein 97A; the protein is MSELTEEQVAEFKDAFTQFDKDGTGKVATRELGALMRTLGQNLSEPELQDLISESEANTSGEFDFNEFCSIMTKQMRETDTEEEMREAFKIFDRDCDGFISPAELRFIMINLGEKVTDEEIDEMIREADFDGDGMINYEEFVWMISQK
- the LOC108077883 gene encoding uncharacterized protein; translated protein: MDDVDFSSPPPETRTIHTHNLKDEQVKDLQQAFSLFDDDDTKVIPIKYLRDIMRAVAHNPSENELQDYITEIDTDGSGELYLSDFLYIMSKRYENTTPEDEVVLAFRVFDKDNTGFISENQFRQIMNELGEDMDEDEVEEMIRDADANTELNIDYVRFVTMMMES